The nucleotide sequence CTGCAAACATGAACAAGAGCGGATAAATACGCTCACTATAGAATGTTCTTTTTGCTTTCATGTTTTCCCTCCTTCTGCCTTCTTTGGCTTTTTCTTTGCCTTCGCCCCTTTGAGCAGGGTATCAAGCAAGGGAGCAAACATGTTTGCAAGGAGGATGGCAAACGTGACCCCTTCAACCCAGTTTGCGAAGGTGCGAATCAAAACAGTGAGTATGCCAAAGACAGCCCCATATATCCATCTTCCTGCATCTGTTGTCTGGGAAGAAGAGACAGGGTCGGTAATCATGAAGAATGCAGCAAAGAGAAAGCTACCACCGAGAAGGGCTGTAAGGGGGTCAGCGACGCCTTTCATCCCGCTCTCTGTAGCTAGTTGGAGCCCACTGGTCCAAAATACACTCTGCAGTAGCAGGAATGAGCTAAGTGAAGCGACTACAATCTTCCAGTTGGCGGCCTTCTTGAAGATGATGTAGAGTCCTCCCACGAGTATGAGAATGGCACTGGTTTCCCCAAAGCTTCCACTGGTAAAACCAAGGAACAGTTCCAGCAATGAAGCATCCCCGGTTGCTAGAGGCGTAGCAGCAGAAACACTATCTGCTTGGCTTATCCAAGAGCCAAGTCCGGCAGGGAAGAATCCCTTTTGTGTTGCATTGCCGACAAACGCTGCTGTCATCGGAACCCCGAAACTGATATAGACGAATGCACGCGCTGTGATTGCTGGATTGAAAATATTTCTTCCAAAACCACCGAAGATCATCTTTCCGAAGATGATTCCAAATGCAATACCTACCGCAGCGATCCAAAGAGGGATGGTAGGCGGTAGTGAGAGTGCAAAGAGCGTGCACGAGACAAACAGAGACTCGGTAATCTTAAAGCCATAGCGGCGTGCCATGAGCCATTCGCATAACAGTCCCGTTGCCCCTACAACTACCAAGATAGCGATAAAACGCCAGCCGAAAAAATAAATTGCAGCAAGGCAGAGTGGCGCAAGCGCATAAAGTACGGTGCGCATTGCTTGTTGTTTTTGAATTTTCACGGTTCCTCCCCTATAATGAGCCCATTATAAGCCATAATGAGCAGAAAGTAAAAATTTTTACGCATCAGATTCCTAGGCATATCTTTCTTCGTGGCTAAAAATAGCAATTGCCAAGGAGAAAACTGCGTAGTAAGATGAGGTCACAAAATGATGCTCTATGCGATAATTGCAAGTGTTGCATGTGTGACCTATATCTATCTAGGGATCCTCATTTTGGTGTTCGGGAAAGACTCTTCTACCCAGAAAAGCTTTGCTGTACTCTGTGCCATGCTTGCTCTCTGGTCGTTTGGATGTGTAGGACGTAATATCGTTCAGACAGAACAATGGGCCTCTTTCTTCGACCGAATCTACTATACCGGTTCTGAGTTGTTCATCCTTGCCGGCATCATTTTCATTCTATACCTATCGGAACGTCAGCGAGTACTCCTCTACCGCCTACTTGTATTGGTCATCATGCTTCGCATTGGTATCTATCAAACTGCCAATTGGGGTTGGAATATGCTTGCTCGGGACTTCCCCTCAAAGCCTTGGTTTGTGTCCCACCAACTTCTTTCAGCACTAGAGTCACTCTTGATACCTCTCATTGCTCTGGTCTGGGGACAAACAACCACACTGCACAGGGAGCGAATTCAATCTCGAATCATTGTCATCAGTACCGTATGTGGAACAAGTCTTGGAGTACTGGTCGATTTTCTTTCCGGCTTCAAGGGAAACAATCCCATTTCTTGCACAATTCCTGTACTATGGATGGTTGCAGTGTGCTATGCAATCATACGGTATGGTCTTATGCAATTTACTCCAGCATATGTGAATCGGGAGCTTATCAAACATATGGAGAGAGCAGTCTTTATGATCGACGCAACCTGGAAGATTACCGATTGCAACGCAGCAGCACGTTCCCTGATTGGCCAGCCTGAAAATCTACGGCATACCATGCCGATGGAGAAAGTGTTTCTTGAAACCCAGGCAATCCAAAGGAAGGTGACCGCCTTACTTGCCACAGGAGAGCACAACTTCACACACACAGGATTTCTTCTTGCCTCAAAGGGGAAAACGGTCCCAGTAGTGACAAGCTTCTCGCTCATCAGTGACAGTTGGGGAGACAGAATAGGACTTCTCGGATTCTGCCTCCCCAAGTTTGACCTGAACGCTTTCATCTCACGCTACCATTTAAGTGAAAGACAGGCTGATATCTTGCAACATATTGTAAACGGAAGGACCCAGGTGCAGACAGCTGAAGCCTTGTTTATCAGTCTTGCTACCGTTAAGACCCATACAACCAGTCTCTACAACCGGCTGGGAATCTCGAGCCGGAGTGAGCTCTATGCCATGCTTAGGGGAGAGAGCCAGGAAGAGTAAGAAAAGGTTCCCTCTCCTCTTGCTCCCCAGAAAGGTATCCCCTTGGATTGTTCCAAGGGGAGGGTTACTACTGCACTTCAGGAACAACTGGTATTGCCGTCCCTCTGGTTGTGATGAAATCACCGGATACAGCGTACACACCCAGTACTTCCGTATCATCAGGATCGAGAGGGTCCTCTGGGATGACTGAGACTGCGGTTCCACTTACATTTCCCTTTACGTAGGATCCAAAGCTATCCCCATATTTGGTGAAGGTAATCGTGATGCCTTCGCCCACGGTCTCCCAAAGTTTTCCCCACTTCAACTCATCATCTACTCCATCAGGATTGTCGACCACTACTGGATTGTAGAAATTGCTGATTGCATCGAAGGTTCTTCTCAAACCGGATTCATCAACACTTCCTGCAGTGAAGAGAGCCCACTCATAGGGGTGGTCAAGCACGACATTTCCAGTGTCCACTTGCCAGACCCCCAGAGCTGCATACTTTCCCTCACTATCCATCGACCCATTGTATGGGAACATATTCATTTCCTCATCTAGATCAAAAGGCACGGAGGAAGCGAACATGAAGCTTCCAGGGAGGATTTCATCAGAACTCTTTTCCAACATCATCTCAAGATGTATTGGAATTGAATATTCGGAGTACGATGCCAATGCTTCAAACCCTGAGTTCTCTGCAGGTCCATTTCCCAGCCCAAAGAACCAGGTATCATCAGGGTCACTCTTGTTGGTGAACCATAGATCGATGTATCCCCCAATTCCGAATACATCATCAAGGTAGAATGCTATAGATTCAGAGGAAATACCTCCCCCTTGTGAGGTTACTTTAACGGAGAGCGTATGCCACCCGAATGCAATCTCTTCACCATCAAGAAGGACATGCATTTCATCTGCCCCTGCTATCTCTATACCGTCAAGATACCACTGATAGGAGGCAGCATCAGCAGGGGCAGCGGTAAAAGATTGGATGCTTGATCGCTCAAGAATGAAATCTTGTGAAGTAATGCTTACCGCAAAAGGATTGCGTAGGTTGTTGATGATTGCCAGGGAGATTTCAAATGGCGATACAGGGATTATTTCAGAGGCTGAACTGGTATGCCCACTGAGAATCCTTACTTCATGGAAATTACCTGCAAATGGGGTCTCCCCATCCTTCAGGATGTAGGAGAAGTCATAGTAGCCGCTCTCCAGGTCTTCCACGGTGATTGTGGCAGTGGAACCGGATATGACAATGCAAGACCCGTCCACTGCAGTTTGTGTAGATCCTGTTTCATGGGTCAGGAATGCCTCAACCCCAGGATTTCCAATAAGGTTGCCACTCCAATCAAGGGAGAAGGAGAAATCTCCAGTTCCCCTCAGTGGTACAATGGTCACGGTAGTGTTCGTACTCGTGCCACCGCTAATGGTCACAGTGCTGGAACCTTCACCTATGATGAGTGGGGGAGTGTCAGCATTCAGAGCCTCAACGCTTATGGTCCAATCCCCAACACGGATCCCGCTAAAGGTATGGGTAGTTGCTGTAATATCAACAGGATCTATGGTCTCACTTGATCCTGAACGATATCCGCTGAGCCGATACGCTGCCACTTCCATCGCTATATCAGGTGCAATGGTCCTGAGGCTTGGATCATTGTGCATGATAACTTTCAGCGAGCCTGTTTCTGGCACTTCGCCCACACCTAAGTCACACGCTATATAAATCATCATGGTCACTGCCAAAAGCGCCAATATTGAATAACCAACCTTTTTCATTGTTCTCCTCCTATGAAGAGCAATACATCTCATTGATGCGCAGAACACTGCGTTTTGATAGAAATCAATCATGCTAGAGATGGGCCTCCCTCTCCATCGATGATTTCACTCTAGGTTGTTTTATGCCTCAGCGCTTCATACCAAAGTATGATTCTTCGTATTTGCTGGAGTATTTGTTATAAAATTCTGGTGTTGGCGCTATCTACTCCTCACGCGATACAGGACACACCACAGGCAGCGTCCCAGTGGTTGGTGAATGAGCTATAGATCTTGAATATTGAATGAAAATATATGATACAAATCGTGTATTTACAACATGTTATGGTTATAGGTCCCGATTCCGCCCTTGCCGTGTTTCTTAATTGTATACATTGCAGAGTCAGCGTTCCTCAGCAATGCCTCCCCGTTATCTCCATCCTCAGGATAGATGGAGATGCCGATGGAAGCGTTTATACTACAGGTTAAGGTATCGATTGTTATGGGTTCTTGCAGGACGGAATGCACTCTTGCAGCGAATTGTTTTGCCTGATTAGTGTCTTTGATGTCCTGCATGATGATTGCAAATTCATCACCAGCCAATCTTGCCACGAAATCAGTTTCACGGACACCGTTCAGTAGTCGTCTACCCACGGTAACAAGCACCCCGTCACCAACTTCGTGGCCATAGGTGTCATTGATGATTTTGAAGGAGTCAAGGTCTATATAGAGGAGTGCACATTTTATTACGTTTGTTTTGGCTTCTAAAACGATTGTTTCCAATTTTGTAAAAAATATCCTTCTATTGGGTAAACCTGTAAGCGTGTCATAGTTGGCATAGATTTCCAATTCCGTAGCAACTTTTTGCAGTATTTCAGTCTCATTATGGATCTTCATATTCTCATTTTCCAAGTCGTACATGGCCAGGAATCTTTTGAAAGAGAAGAACACTGTGCCATAAGCGGACAAGGAGAGGGCAACCAAGAGGAGCATCGGCCATCGATTGGTAGCCAAGGTGTGCATGATATCGTCTGTGACAAAGAAGAAATAGGATAGATTCAGAAAGATGCAGATCATCAAGCCAGAGAAGACTGGCCAGTCGCTCACAACCGTTTGATAGGTTCTCAGGAAGTGTTTCTTGGACAAGGTAATAACGAATAGGTAGAGGAAAAACCGGAAGACGGTATTGGCATATTGTGGATAGGGGAACAGTCTACCAAGATGAAAGCTGAGGATGATGATCATCATCGCAATATTGATGGTGGTGAGAAAGGTGAAACTCCATTGCATGAAACTCATTTTGGTAAATGACTTGATAAGAAGGCCAACCACGATGAACATCAATACAGTAAATCGGGACAACCCTGTGAGGTCTCCCTTGAAGTAGAACCAAAGGGTGCTAGTCATATTGATGACAAACACAAAGATTGCAATGCTGATAATACGCTTACGGTCGAATCTGGACTTTGTAAGGGTCATTAATAACAGTACATACATAACCGATGAGACACTGCCTCGTAGTATGTTGCTGATCAGTTCAGTCATCGAGCATGCTCCTTAAAATGTTTCCAGCTGCCCAGACTTGCCTTACTGTTCGTAGAGATTGTCTTTTCTGTACAGAAATCCGACTTCTACAAGCAGGACATTTTCACTGTAAAGTCTACCATACATTGCTAAATTGGCCTATTGCTTTTATCTGTATGCGCATTGGATGAAGCCAGGAGCAGAACGTTGGATATTGGCAAACATCTAGAAAGTTGCGTTGCCTATCTGTTGATACCGAAAACAAGTTGCCTCATGGTCGTTGATGATACCCGCAGCTTGCAGGTGGGCATAGATGGTGATGGAACCAAGAAAGGTAAACCCCCGCTTCTTGAGGTCCTTGCTGATCATATCGGAGAGTTCATTCCTGGCAATAACGATACCCCCGTCTGCATGTCCTGGATATTCCATTGTCTTGTTCCCGGTAAACCCCCAGAGATATGATGAGAATGAACCGAATTCCTCCTGGATCAGTAGGAATGCTTTTGCATTGGTAATGATTGCCCGGATTTTTCTTGGGGAGTGGATCATTCCCTCCATTTTCATAATCTCATCGACGTGCTCATCGCCATAGCCAGCAACCTTGGAGACAACAAAATCCTCGAAGGCCGATCGGAGCACTTCTCGCCTTTTCAATACCGTGAGCCAGCTCAGTCCACACTGCATGACTTCCATGCTCAGATACTCAAACTGTCTATGGTCATCATGGAGTGGCACGCCCCACTCTTTGTCATGGTATTCTACCAAGAGAGGATTCTCACCTGTCCAGCTACATCGGTTCATACTATGTCCTTTTCTTAAGGTTAAATGTGACTACCGATGATTCTAGCACGGGAACATCCCTCATCGATGAAAAATTATCCCAACTTCCGTTTTTAGCTATCAGGAAAAGAGTTCTTGACGTACCTATTCTGAAGCCATCAAGATGAAACTGTAAATATGCATTGAGGAGGATGTATGAGTTTCCAAGGGATTCTGATCGGGGCAGCTGCATTTCTAATCATTGGGATATTTCATCCGATAGTCATCAAAGGGGAGTATTATTTTGGTAAAAGGGTATGGCCGGTCTTTTTGGTAGTCGGAATTCTGTTGGTTATCCTCTCTCTGTGGATTGAGAACGCCACTTTTTCGGCGATAGTCAGTATTACAGGGTTCTCCTCCCTATGGAGTATCCACGAGTTATTCGAGCAAGAAGAGCGGGTAGCAAAAGGTTGGTTTCCTCGTAATCCAAAGAGATAAACCAGCGATAGGCTCTGGTATTTCTAAGTATTTGAGGGTTCTCTTTTGACTGAGAATACCAGGTGTTGCATATCCAATCCGCGGTAGTGCTTTATGAAGCTACCTCTGGCAAGCATGCCGTTTCGGATAGCAACATTCATTGAAGCAACATTACAGTCGCGTATGATGGAGTAGACTTCACTGCTGTTCAGCGTGCTGAAGGCATACTCCTTGCATGCTCTTGCTGCTTCAATTGCATATCCTTTCCCCCAGTAGTTGCGATTGAACAGATACCCAACTTCCAGCACATCTGATGACCCTCCTATGGTTTGCCATGTCAGGCCAGCCTGGCCTATCATGGTACCAGTATCTTTCAGGATAACAGCCCATAGCCCAAAACCGTCAGTTTTATATCTGGCAAGATTCCTATCCAGCCAAGCCTGTGTTTCAGCAGGGCTGAGAGGAGTCTCATATGCGTACATGGTCTTCTCGTCTTGCAGGATTGCTGCAAGAGAGGGGTAGTCCTCCTGGGTCATCTCTCGTAGGAGTAATCGTTCTGTTTCAATCATCGTGTATCATTCCTTGTCTCAGTCGAGGGAGTAAGAAGAAACAATTTCTTCTCTGCCATCCATGACTTAGAGCAGTTTCTTGTTCCCCTTGGTGAGATTAACCACTGCAAAAATGGAAGTGCCAAGAATGAGCAGGAATGAGATGGCATTGATCACCGGGGTGGATCCATCACGTACTTGCATGTACATATTTATGGGCAGTGTTGCCTGTGAACCTACGAGGAATATGGTGGTGTTGAAGTTCTCAAAAGACATAAGGAAGGCCATGGCCGCTCCTCCAATAATTGAAGGCCTTAGGTACTTGAGGGTGATGAACCAGAGAACTTCTGCCTTGTTTGCTCCAAGGTTGTAGGCAGCTTCTTCCAGGGTGTGGTCAAATTTCTTCAATCGGGCAGAGACAACCAGCGCAACAATAGTAGAGATGAACGAGGATTGGCCGAGCACCACCAAAGGAAATCCAGGGCCAAGAAATGAAACATAGATGCCCAGGTGGTTCTCAATGAACAGCCCTATGGTGTTGGAGAACATCAGGATGGAGATACCGAGTATGACTCCAGGAATGACCAAGGGAGCTATCATGAGAAAGTAAAGCGCGTTCTTGAACCGGAAGTTTTCCTGTTCAAAGAGAAATGCCGCACAAGTTCCGAGGAATGTTGAAACGATCATGACTGCTATGGCTACCTTGAAAGAGGTGAATAGGCTTCTTAGGTTGGTTTGGTCGTGAAAGATGCCATATTTTTCCGGTCCATTGCCAAAAAACCAGTCAAGGGTGAATCCCTGCCAGGGAAGGGAAGGGTACATGGAGTCATTGAATGCAAGGATCATTGTCACCACCAGTGGTGCAAAGAGGAAAATAAAATAGAGGATGATGAAGAGGGTAAATCCTCCACGATATTTCTTTGAGGAAGGTAAGCTTCTGATCATTTTACCACCTCCTTCAGGTTTTGTTTGGTGAGCTTGAGAAGAACCCAAATGATCAGCGAAGAGAGGGCCAGGAGCAGGAACCCAAAGGCCGCTCCCTGGTTCCAGTTGAAATAGAGGATTATCTGGTTGTAAATCTGTTCGGTAAACCAGAGGGAGTTCTTGCCTCCCATCAGGTTAGGGGTCAGGTAGCTTCCCAGGACCAACATGAATACGATGATTCCTCCATTGACGAGCCCGGAAGCACAGTGGGGAATAATGATGGTTCTCCAGATGGATAGTTTCGATGCTCCCAGGTCATAGGCTGCCTCGATCAGTGAATTATCCAAGTCATCCATTACACCCAAAACAGGGACCACCATGAAGAGCATGCTGGTATATACCAAGCCCATGATCATGGTGATGTCATTGTAGAGCATCTCAACAGGCTCTTTGAACAAACCTATTGAAATAAGGAAATGATTGAGGATTCCGCTCTCCCTGAGGAGAATCATCCAGCCATAGACACGGATAAGTTCACTGACCCAGAAGGGGACCAGAATGAGGATCATCAATGCCCCGGTCATTCTCCCCTTTGCTATCTTCGAGATATAGAATGAGACCGGGAGGGAAATGACCATTACCAGGAAGGTAACAATGATTGAGTATCCTGCGGTACGTACGAAAGTGAGCCAGTAGATGGGCTCCTTGAAGAAAGCAAGATAGTTGTCCAAGGTGAATTTTCCTGTATTTGCCTTGGAGAAAGAGAGCCTCAGCAGCTCAAGGTGGGGGAGCACGATCAAGAGAAAGAGCCAGAGTACGACGGGCAGGAAAAAGAAGAGAAAACCCCATTTGATATGTTGTCTATTCTTCATCATATAACTTCCAATCACTGCGTTTAAAGCAGACAGTCTTATTCAGGTCCCAACCAACCTGTATGCGATCTTTTGAGCGGATATGGTCATATTCCCTTGTCTGGGGAAGTGCTATCACCAATTCCTCCTCAGTTCCCAAAGGCTTGACCAAAAGACGGCTATTTCCTCCATCAAAGAGGATTGAGGTAACTTCTACAGGAAGGCTTTGGAAGTTCTCCCTCCCTTCCCCTGGATTGATGATCACAGCCTCTGGGCGTATGAAGAGATCATATTCCTCATCATCAGTGGCGGTATCAAATCTCTGGGCCAGGCGGAAGTCATACCTATCAGCATATCGGGCTATGGTGTTGCCGCTTTGATCACTGTGAAGCTTTACCCGTAGTTTGTTGTTGTTTCCTACAAACTGGGCAACAAATGAGGATTTTGGTTCGTGGTAGAGTTGTTGGGGTGTTCCTATCTGTTCAAAATGTCCGTTGTTCATGACTGCAACCATATCACTCATTACCATGGCTTCACTCTGGTCATGGGTAATGTAAACAAAGGTTGTTCCAACCTGGGATTGCAGTGTCTTAAGTTCCACTTTCATATGTTCACGCAACTTGGCATCGAGAGCACCCAAGGGTTCATCAAGCAAGAGCACCGTTGGTTCCATGATCAGGCAGCGTGCAATGGCAATACGTTGTTTCTGTCCACCCGAGAGTTGGCTGATCTGTTTTTTTCCTGACTCCGGAAGACCGACCCGCTCCAGCAACTCCCGGACCTTCTTGTCTACACCAGGTCCTTTCTCCCCCCTTCGTCGCAGCCCGAATGCAATGTTCTCATGCACATTCATCATGGGAAAGAGTGCAAGATTCTGAAACACCAGGTTTACAGGCCGCTTGTTGGGGGCAACCCCATCCATGTTTTTCCCGTTGAAGAGGATGGTTCCCCCATCAGGCTTGTAAAACCCTGCAATCATTCGCAGGAGTGTTGTCTTTCCACAGCCCGACGGCCCTAGAATCGAAAAGAACTTTCCGTCCTCTACTTCGAATGAGACCTGGTCAACTGCAGTAAAATCACCAAATCGTTTGGTGATATTTTGTACTGAGAGTGCACTATCCATACTGTTGTTTACCTTGATGTGATGCCAATAGCTGTAGTGAAACAGCTATTGGCAATACGTTGATCATTTCTGCTAGCGAGCAGCCTTTACCTTGTCGAGGGTTTTTCCTTCCATCTCTTCAATTCCTGCTGGGACGGTCGGATACCAGTTGATGTTTGCCAGTACCTCAGGAGGTAGGCCACGGGTAAAGTTTGCCTTGATCTCGGGATCAAGATATTTTACAGCATCCTTGGAAGCTGTTCCATAGGTCTCTCGGTTGGTGAAGAACGCAGCATTCTCAGGTTCCAACATGAAGTTGATGTATGCATATGCTGCATCAAGGTTTTCACTCTTTGCCGGGATGGCGAAGGTGTCGACCCAAGCAAGTGCTCCACTGGTTGGTGCGATATAGTCAATGTTTGGGTTCTCAGCGTGAAGCTTCCATCCAGCCTGTTCCCATGCTGATGCTGCCCAAACCTCTTCAGAGCGGAGCGACTGCAACAGCTGGTCTCCGTTGTCCCAATAGGTTTTTACCGAAGGCTTGCCAGCGATGAGGACTTTCTCCATCTCATCAAGGAAGTCTTGATATGCCTCTGGGGCATTATACAGCTCGAATGGATCGTAGCCGAGAGAGAATCCCATACCAATAAGGGTAGGTCTCTTCAGGCGGTAGGATACTCTTCCTGCATACTTGGGATCGAGAAGATCCTTGAAATCCTTAACATCCGGTGCCAAGGCCTTGTTGACCACCAAGCCTTCAGTTCCATACACGTGTGGAACAGCGTAGGATTCTCCATCCACCAAGGTGTTTTTCTTCACTGCCTCAAGCAGGGAAGCATCAATCTGTTCGGTCTCGATCCTTGCATAGTCGATCGGCTGGTAGATGCCATACTGCTCAACGACAGAGGAGATGCGGTCCTGTGAGGGCTGGGCAAGGTCAAAACCACCGCCACGGGTTGCTCTGAGCTTGCTGATCATCTCTTCGTTGTTGCTGAGTGTCACCTCAACCTTGTAGCCGGTTTCCTCTGTGAACTTATCAAGCAGTTCCTGCGGGGCATACCCTGACCAGGTGATGATTCGTAGCACAGGATTTTTCGTCTCGGCTGATGCTTGGGCAAAAAGTACACTGCCCATAACCATAAGGACCATGAGAACAAGAATGACTTTTTTCATACAGAATTCCTCCTTCAGGAATGTAAGATGCCTTCTCCTAACTCTGATTACGTCTATCTCCTTTTGTAATCAGCACCTTATAGGTATCGTAGGTCTTGACAACTCCAAAGTCAATTCCAATCTAGGAAAGATAAATTTGTTATGTATGAAAGATGTGTTTTGATTTCATGAAAGAGTGCGGTTTAGTGAGTTTTCTGTAAATCTGATGTGAGGTTACAGGAAAAATATAATGGTGTAACCATGGAGCGTTTACTCGAGAATGCGAATATAGCAACGCCTTCGTTTGTGTTGTTCGGTCTTGAAGCTCTTCCACTGTGTTTGCACATTCTCGTTGTACTCCAACTCAGGGCCGGTCTCTGCGTAACGAACCCCGTTCGCAAGTGCTGTCTTGATACCTTCCTGGAGGATGATGGCATTCACCCCTCTTCCCATATATTCAGGTTTAACTGCGATAAGGTACATATCCAGCACTTCGTGCTTCTTGAGTGACCTGAGAATCCGGACAAAACCAAGCGGAAACAGACGCCCACGCGATTTCTGCATTGCCAGAGAGAGGGAAGGGACCATGATTCCAAACCCTATGACCTTCTCTGAGGCATCCACAACCACGTAGATGTATTCAAGACTTACCAGGCTTAGAAACTGTTTGATTGCTAGGTTGATCTGTCCATCGGTAAGCGGGCAGAATCCATAGAGCTCTGCAAATGCTTCATTATACATATGGAACATCTGGTGGGCGTAGGGCAGTACCTTTTTTTTGCTGGTAAAGGAGAGTAGGCGATATCCATGACGTTTTTGAGCGATTTCACTGATTCGCTCGATTCTTGGATCGATTTTTTCAGGTACAAAGACCTTGTATTCTACCCAGTCCACGTCTTTGGCAAAGCCAAGCTGTTGCAGGTGTTCATGGTAGTAAGGATGGTTATACAGGGTGATAAACATGCTCAGCTGGTCGTATCCTTCAACCAAGAGTCCTTGTTTGTCGAGGTCTGAGAAACCGATGGGGCCGATGATGGTATCCATTCCCTTTTCCTTGCCCCACGTGCAGACTCTTTCAAAAAGGAGTTTGCTGACTGCAATATCGTCAATTACGTCATAGCGGGTGAAGCGGATATACTTTTTCTGTTGGGCCATGTTCAGCTTATGGTTGATCAAGGCAGCAATACGCCCGACAACGATCCCATTTTCTTTTGCAAGGAAAGCTACAACATCAATATATTCGAATGCAGGGTTCTTCTTTGGGTTGAAGTTCCACTTCTCATCGATGATCAAGGTAGGTACATAGTAAGGGTTGTCTTTATAGAGTTGGTTTGGAAATGCAAAGAATTGGTTCCACTCACGTTTAGAGGAGACAGAATGGATCGTAATCATGTTGCCCTCCTCCTAGCATTTTTGGCTATTGTACTGCATTTTGGGTGGGGAGTAACTATAGTTGAGCGTAGTATTTTTACAATTTTCTAAAAAATGTATTTGTACTCTGTCCTTACCGTGAAAGATTTCTGCTTCAATCCCTGTTTGTCATACTGTAAAGGATGTCTCCTGAGGGTGTATGTTGTACTATGTCTATGAAGATTTCTACTATAAGGACAATGAGCATGAAAACACCCGTTACTGATACCTATGACAAGAACTTTCTCCTGGAGACGATGATGGGACCGAATGCGATGCGGATCACCGAAGAACTGGCAAGTTCGCTTCCTATTGCTCCAGGTATGCGTATTCTTGATCTCGGCTGTGGTATGGGAATCTCCTCCATTCTGCTTGCAGAGAAATATGACGCGACTGTTTTTGCCGCTGACCTGTGGATATCACCCACCGATAATGCCAAACGCTTTGCCGAACGTGGGCTTGATGCAAAGATATTTCCTTTCTTGGTGGATGCAACGAAAGAGATTCCCTTTGCTCATGAGTATTTCGATATGATCATCAGCGTGGATTCCTATCAGTACTTTGGCACAGATGAAAATATGCTTGCGAAACTTCTGCCCTTCGTGAAAAAGGATGGCTATATTGCGGTTGCCGTTCCTGGTTTCAATCAAGATTTCCCCGATGGGAAATTACCAAAGGAAGTGCAACCTTTCTGGACACCAGA is from uncultured Sphaerochaeta sp. and encodes:
- a CDS encoding RnfABCDGE type electron transport complex subunit D, which gives rise to MKIQKQQAMRTVLYALAPLCLAAIYFFGWRFIAILVVVGATGLLCEWLMARRYGFKITESLFVSCTLFALSLPPTIPLWIAAVGIAFGIIFGKMIFGGFGRNIFNPAITARAFVYISFGVPMTAAFVGNATQKGFFPAGLGSWISQADSVSAATPLATGDASLLELFLGFTSGSFGETSAILILVGGLYIIFKKAANWKIVVASLSSFLLLQSVFWTSGLQLATESGMKGVADPLTALLGGSFLFAAFFMITDPVSSSQTTDAGRWIYGAVFGILTVLIRTFANWVEGVTFAILLANMFAPLLDTLLKGAKAKKKPKKAEGGKT
- a CDS encoding LuxR C-terminal-related transcriptional regulator, which codes for MMLYAIIASVACVTYIYLGILILVFGKDSSTQKSFAVLCAMLALWSFGCVGRNIVQTEQWASFFDRIYYTGSELFILAGIIFILYLSERQRVLLYRLLVLVIMLRIGIYQTANWGWNMLARDFPSKPWFVSHQLLSALESLLIPLIALVWGQTTTLHRERIQSRIIVISTVCGTSLGVLVDFLSGFKGNNPISCTIPVLWMVAVCYAIIRYGLMQFTPAYVNRELIKHMERAVFMIDATWKITDCNAAARSLIGQPENLRHTMPMEKVFLETQAIQRKVTALLATGEHNFTHTGFLLASKGKTVPVVTSFSLISDSWGDRIGLLGFCLPKFDLNAFISRYHLSERQADILQHIVNGRTQVQTAEALFISLATVKTHTTSLYNRLGISSRSELYAMLRGESQEE
- a CDS encoding GGDEF domain-containing protein, which gives rise to MTELISNILRGSVSSVMYVLLLMTLTKSRFDRKRIISIAIFVFVINMTSTLWFYFKGDLTGLSRFTVLMFIVVGLLIKSFTKMSFMQWSFTFLTTINIAMMIIILSFHLGRLFPYPQYANTVFRFFLYLFVITLSKKHFLRTYQTVVSDWPVFSGLMICIFLNLSYFFFVTDDIMHTLATNRWPMLLLVALSLSAYGTVFFSFKRFLAMYDLENENMKIHNETEILQKVATELEIYANYDTLTGLPNRRIFFTKLETIVLEAKTNVIKCALLYIDLDSFKIINDTYGHEVGDGVLVTVGRRLLNGVRETDFVARLAGDEFAIIMQDIKDTNQAKQFAARVHSVLQEPITIDTLTCSINASIGISIYPEDGDNGEALLRNADSAMYTIKKHGKGGIGTYNHNML
- a CDS encoding DNA-3-methyladenine glycosylase I, which gives rise to MNRCSWTGENPLLVEYHDKEWGVPLHDDHRQFEYLSMEVMQCGLSWLTVLKRREVLRSAFEDFVVSKVAGYGDEHVDEIMKMEGMIHSPRKIRAIITNAKAFLLIQEEFGSFSSYLWGFTGNKTMEYPGHADGGIVIARNELSDMISKDLKKRGFTFLGSITIYAHLQAAGIINDHEATCFRYQQIGNATF
- a CDS encoding DUF4491 family protein; the protein is MSFQGILIGAAAFLIIGIFHPIVIKGEYYFGKRVWPVFLVVGILLVILSLWIENATFSAIVSITGFSSLWSIHELFEQEERVAKGWFPRNPKR
- a CDS encoding GNAT family N-acetyltransferase, producing MIETERLLLREMTQEDYPSLAAILQDEKTMYAYETPLSPAETQAWLDRNLARYKTDGFGLWAVILKDTGTMIGQAGLTWQTIGGSSDVLEVGYLFNRNYWGKGYAIEAARACKEYAFSTLNSSEVYSIIRDCNVASMNVAIRNGMLARGSFIKHYRGLDMQHLVFSVKREPSNT
- a CDS encoding ABC transporter permease, whose translation is MIRSLPSSKKYRGGFTLFIILYFIFLFAPLVVTMILAFNDSMYPSLPWQGFTLDWFFGNGPEKYGIFHDQTNLRSLFTSFKVAIAVMIVSTFLGTCAAFLFEQENFRFKNALYFLMIAPLVIPGVILGISILMFSNTIGLFIENHLGIYVSFLGPGFPLVVLGQSSFISTIVALVVSARLKKFDHTLEEAAYNLGANKAEVLWFITLKYLRPSIIGGAAMAFLMSFENFNTTIFLVGSQATLPINMYMQVRDGSTPVINAISFLLILGTSIFAVVNLTKGNKKLL